From Acidobacteriota bacterium, one genomic window encodes:
- a CDS encoding 1,4-dihydroxy-2-naphthoate polyprenyltransferase encodes MNASSLPAPGSLGAWILAARPATLTAGIVPVMVGAACAAVAGGLRWDAVVAALGCALWVQIGANFANDVFDFEKGADTEERLGPVRAVQAGLLTPAQARRGMILTLTLSAANAAYLVWLAGWPLAVVGVLAVLSAIAYTGGPYPLGYHGLGDLFVLLFFGFVAVGGTVYASLGRVPELAWWSAIPVGCLATAILVVNNIRDRATDEASGKRTMAVRLGRGGALAELVLLLVASYGTTIVVHLRGLAEPAIHLPWLTAPWAVAVVVQTLRRRGRPLNATLVSTARLLLVFGLLLTAGILI; translated from the coding sequence GTGAACGCATCCTCTCTGCCGGCACCGGGCTCCTTGGGCGCTTGGATTCTAGCCGCACGCCCCGCTACCCTCACCGCCGGCATCGTGCCGGTGATGGTGGGAGCGGCCTGCGCCGCCGTCGCCGGCGGGCTGCGCTGGGATGCGGTGGTGGCGGCCTTGGGTTGTGCCCTGTGGGTGCAGATCGGGGCCAATTTCGCCAACGATGTCTTCGATTTTGAGAAGGGAGCGGATACGGAGGAGCGGCTGGGACCGGTGCGGGCGGTGCAGGCGGGCCTCCTGACTCCAGCCCAGGCGCGCCGGGGGATGATCCTGACCCTGACCCTCTCCGCTGCCAACGCCGCCTACCTGGTGTGGCTCGCCGGCTGGCCTCTGGCGGTGGTAGGAGTACTGGCAGTGCTCTCCGCCATCGCCTACACCGGTGGGCCGTATCCGCTGGGCTACCACGGCCTGGGGGATCTTTTCGTGCTCCTCTTCTTCGGCTTCGTGGCGGTGGGCGGCACGGTCTACGCCAGCCTGGGGCGGGTTCCGGAGCTGGCGTGGTGGTCGGCGATTCCGGTGGGCTGTTTGGCCACCGCCATTCTGGTGGTGAACAATATTCGTGATCGGGCTACCGACGAGGCTTCCGGCAAGCGCACTATGGCGGTGCGTTTGGGGCGTGGCGGAGCGCTGGCGGAGCTGGTGTTGCTGCTGGTGGCGTCCTACGGGACCACCATCGTGGTGCATCTGCGGGGGCTGGCGGAGCCGGCCATCCATCTACCGTGGCTCACCGCGCCCTGGGCGGTGGCGGTGGTGGTGCAGACCCTGCGCCGGCGCGGCCGTCCCCTCAACGCCACCCTGGTGTCGACGGCGCGGCTGTTGTTGGTCTTCGGTCTGTTGCTGACGGCGGGGATTCTGATCTGA
- a CDS encoding DUF488 family protein gives MSLSIKRVYDDPAPEDGRRILVDRLWPRGVSKERAALDRWMKEVAPSNELRKEVHAGKVSWDEFRARYGAELEAPEAQEALDQLRRWASEGTVTLLVSVRDREQNHAQVLREVLED, from the coding sequence ATGAGCCTGAGCATCAAGCGGGTCTACGACGACCCTGCGCCGGAGGACGGCCGGAGGATTCTGGTGGACCGTCTGTGGCCGCGGGGGGTGAGCAAGGAGCGGGCGGCGCTGGATCGCTGGATGAAGGAGGTGGCTCCTTCCAACGAGCTACGTAAGGAAGTGCACGCCGGGAAGGTCTCCTGGGATGAATTCCGGGCGCGCTACGGGGCGGAGCTGGAAGCGCCGGAAGCTCAGGAAGCCCTCGATCAGCTGCGCCGCTGGGCCAGCGAAGGGACGGTGACGCTGTTGGTGTCCGTGCGCGACCGGGAGCAGAATCACGCCCAGGTGCTGCGGGAGGTGCTAGAGGACTGA
- a CDS encoding enoyl-ACP reductase, with protein MTQTVIDMQGKKAIVFGIANKRSIAWGVTQALHAGGAKLTLAYQGERFLRAIEKLLADEGIEDALLVECDVTEEGAIDRVFDQHMERWGDLHQVVHSVAFARREELEGDFTETSSDGFKMALEISAYSLIPMARMAKKHMGEEGGSIIAMTYLASQRVVANYNVMGSAKAALEHVVRQLAFELGPHNIRVNAVSAGPLQTVSARGVANFNDMYRSYAEKTPLRRNVTLEEVANTSAFLLSDLSTGITGQILFVDTGFSILAAV; from the coding sequence ATGACCCAGACGGTGATCGACATGCAGGGAAAGAAGGCGATCGTCTTTGGTATCGCCAACAAGCGGAGCATCGCCTGGGGCGTGACCCAGGCCCTCCACGCCGGCGGCGCCAAGCTCACTCTCGCCTATCAGGGAGAGCGATTCTTGCGCGCCATCGAGAAGCTGCTGGCGGACGAGGGCATCGAGGACGCTCTGCTGGTGGAGTGCGACGTCACCGAGGAGGGCGCCATCGACCGCGTCTTCGATCAGCACATGGAGCGCTGGGGCGATCTCCACCAGGTCGTGCATAGCGTCGCCTTTGCTCGCCGCGAGGAGTTGGAGGGAGACTTCACCGAGACCAGCTCCGACGGCTTCAAGATGGCTTTGGAGATCAGCGCCTACAGCCTCATCCCCATGGCCCGCATGGCGAAGAAGCACATGGGTGAGGAGGGCGGCTCGATCATCGCCATGACCTATCTCGCCTCCCAGCGGGTGGTGGCCAATTACAACGTCATGGGCTCCGCCAAGGCGGCCTTGGAGCACGTGGTGCGGCAGCTGGCCTTCGAGCTCGGGCCGCACAATATCCGGGTCAACGCCGTCTCCGCCGGGCCGCTGCAAACGGTCTCCGCCCGCGGCGTCGCCAACTTCAACGATATGTACCGGAGCTACGCGGAGAAGACGCCCCTGCGGCGCAACGTGACGCTGGAAGAAGTGGCCAACACCAGCGCCTTCCTGCTCAGCGATCTCTCCACCGGCATCACCGGTCAGATCCTCTTCGTAGACACCGGCTTCAGCATCCTGGCGGCGGTGTGA
- a CDS encoding GNAT family N-acetyltransferase: MSSKAPFTIRPAEPGDVTLIHRFILELAEYERMLDEAVLTVEDVHRALFGETPAAEVVLAYEGEEPAGLALFFHNFSTFLGRRGLYLEDLYVRPAFRGRGYGKALLVHLAGIARDRGCGRMDWEVLAWNEGPIRFYESLGAVAMNEWRHFRLTGEALQRVAEQGSVAAGKED, encoded by the coding sequence ATGAGCTCCAAAGCACCCTTCACCATCCGCCCCGCCGAGCCCGGCGACGTGACCCTGATCCATCGCTTCATCCTCGAGCTGGCGGAGTACGAGCGCATGCTCGACGAGGCGGTGCTCACCGTCGAGGACGTCCACCGCGCCCTCTTCGGCGAGACTCCGGCGGCGGAGGTGGTGCTGGCCTACGAGGGGGAGGAGCCGGCGGGTCTTGCGCTCTTCTTTCACAATTTTTCCACCTTCCTGGGACGCCGGGGCCTGTATCTGGAGGACCTCTACGTGCGCCCCGCCTTCCGCGGTCGCGGCTACGGCAAGGCGCTGCTGGTGCATCTGGCGGGGATTGCCCGGGACCGGGGCTGCGGCCGCATGGATTGGGAGGTGCTGGCCTGGAACGAAGGTCCCATCCGCTTCTACGAGAGCCTGGGAGCGGTGGCGATGAACGAATGGCGCCACTTCCGGCTCACCGGCGAGGCTCTGCAGCGAGTGGCGGAGCAGGGGAGTGTGGCCGCCGGAAAGGAGGATTGA
- a CDS encoding AarF/UbiB family protein produces MKTSKVPKPTIDRRRYRKVRWFFLRLAVHLVWWDLILARPGLRRLRRPPHPRWQRLARQYRALAVDLGGVMIKLGQYLSTRVDVLPPAVTRELAGLQDEVPAESFESVARQMEAELEAPLAQVFMDLEPEPLGAASLAQVHGARLLDGSPVVVKVLRPGIETLVETDLAAISVAAGWLEHLELVRSRVDLDALLEEFRTTTRRELDLENEGHNAERFADNFAGDHGVIIPEVYWETTRRRLLTLENVAYLKIGDVEALSAAGIDRKELARRLYRAYMEQIFVHHFVHADPHPGNLFVRPLPLPGEDPEGFPPGTPVPDADQRPFQIVFVDFGMVAEVPERLRRALREVLIGFGSRDAGRVVRAAYSAGILLPGADLEQLQEALETVLDRFWGVELGRLNDLALSQARELWREFGRLILETPVQVQSELLFTGRAAALLGGLATQLDPGFEPWSATIPFAARLAAEEARGPEWAAEALRQGREALGLPAELARLVRHTRVGKLTVRNALAPDTRRRLDRLERGLARTRTAVAASGLAVAGAVLYALEAAPGLGAGMLGAAAVLYLMAWWR; encoded by the coding sequence GTGAAGACTTCGAAGGTCCCGAAACCAACCATCGACCGCCGCCGCTACCGCAAGGTGCGGTGGTTCTTCCTGCGCCTTGCCGTGCACCTGGTGTGGTGGGATCTGATCCTGGCCCGGCCGGGGCTGCGCCGTCTGCGCCGGCCGCCCCATCCCCGCTGGCAGCGGCTGGCTCGGCAGTACCGCGCCCTGGCGGTGGATCTCGGCGGCGTGATGATCAAGCTCGGCCAATACCTGAGCACCCGGGTCGACGTGCTACCCCCGGCGGTGACGCGGGAATTGGCGGGACTCCAGGACGAGGTTCCGGCGGAATCTTTCGAGAGCGTCGCTCGGCAGATGGAGGCGGAGCTGGAGGCTCCCCTGGCCCAGGTCTTCATGGATCTCGAGCCCGAGCCCCTGGGCGCCGCCTCCCTGGCCCAGGTCCACGGCGCTCGCCTCCTGGACGGTTCGCCGGTGGTGGTCAAGGTCCTGCGGCCGGGCATCGAGACCCTGGTGGAGACCGACCTGGCGGCTATCTCCGTCGCCGCCGGCTGGCTCGAGCATCTGGAGCTGGTGCGCAGCCGGGTGGATCTGGATGCGCTGCTGGAGGAATTCCGCACCACCACTCGCCGCGAGCTGGACCTGGAGAACGAGGGGCACAACGCCGAGCGCTTCGCCGACAACTTCGCCGGCGACCACGGCGTGATCATCCCGGAGGTGTATTGGGAAACCACCCGCCGCCGCCTGCTCACCCTGGAGAATGTCGCCTACCTGAAAATCGGCGACGTCGAGGCCCTCTCCGCCGCAGGGATCGACCGCAAGGAGTTGGCCCGGCGCCTCTACCGCGCCTACATGGAGCAAATCTTCGTTCACCACTTCGTCCACGCCGATCCCCACCCCGGCAACCTCTTTGTGCGCCCCCTGCCGCTGCCGGGAGAGGACCCGGAGGGCTTTCCTCCGGGCACGCCGGTCCCGGACGCCGATCAGCGCCCGTTCCAGATCGTCTTCGTCGACTTCGGCATGGTGGCGGAGGTGCCGGAACGTCTGCGCCGGGCCCTGCGGGAGGTTCTCATCGGCTTCGGCAGCCGCGACGCCGGACGCGTCGTGCGCGCCGCCTACAGCGCCGGCATCCTGCTTCCCGGGGCTGACCTGGAGCAGCTCCAGGAGGCATTGGAAACGGTGCTGGACCGCTTCTGGGGCGTCGAGCTAGGACGGCTCAACGACCTCGCCCTGAGCCAGGCCCGGGAGCTGTGGCGGGAATTCGGCCGGCTGATTCTGGAGACGCCGGTGCAGGTGCAGTCGGAGCTGCTCTTCACCGGCCGCGCCGCCGCTCTGCTGGGAGGGCTGGCCACCCAGCTGGACCCCGGCTTCGAGCCCTGGAGCGCCACCATTCCCTTCGCCGCTCGGCTGGCGGCGGAGGAAGCTCGGGGGCCGGAGTGGGCGGCGGAGGCTCTGCGCCAAGGTCGGGAGGCGCTGGGATTGCCGGCGGAGCTGGCGCGGCTGGTGCGGCACACTCGGGTGGGCAAGCTGACGGTGCGCAACGCCCTGGCCCCGGACACCCGCCGCCGCCTGGACCGCCTGGAGCGCGGCCTGGCCCGCACCCGCACGGCGGTAGCGGCCAGCGGCCTGGCGGTGGCCGGCGCCGTGCTCTACGCCCTGGAGGCGGCCCCGGGGCTGGGCGCCGGCATGCTCGGCGCCGCGGCGGTGCTCTACCTGATGGCCTGGTGGCGCTGA
- a CDS encoding AAA family ATPase, translated as MELHDEVLEALRHAVELSPDSGPLRRHYAEMLLNRGYARQAEEEFRKAIDLDHLDAPSKLGLARALHSQNQNSTALLLVKQVIRDSDRPAKAYILYARLLLALGSVERAAREYRRAIAKDPEAVDPDLASELGLATAVIPPGSPEHPAVMAARAAGAGKTAAARATGSTEGRRGSRAMPPRSAASALSTASSESSGSKPGRGTPGLGAPGLEDTNPSPMAPPADDSFDSAEAPDPNISPTEAYTHRLRRLFASQPRITFDEVSGLDGVKRELNAMLVHPLNHRDYYRAYDKRLGGRVLLYGPPGCGKTYLARAVAGEVLAPFLAVHIHDLMDQWQQHAGGMLREIFEQARDMSPSVLFFDDVETAGTLSPVSRQLNRELTGEDNEGLMILAATNAPWDADPALLNPGRFDRVLFVRPPSRADRLEALRRLCQGKPQEELKLPELASWTSGMTFGDLSRLVDLALDAVLQASLERGNPQPLTAQALMEAARRISASAPPWLEEAREILRSTRGPADVYDELEEYLASEDS; from the coding sequence ATGGAGCTCCACGACGAAGTCCTCGAAGCCTTGCGCCATGCGGTGGAACTTTCCCCCGACAGCGGCCCCTTACGGCGGCACTATGCCGAGATGCTGCTCAACCGCGGCTACGCTCGACAGGCGGAGGAGGAATTCCGCAAGGCCATCGACCTCGATCACCTGGACGCACCCTCGAAGTTGGGTCTGGCGCGGGCGCTCCACAGCCAGAATCAGAACTCCACCGCCCTACTCTTGGTCAAGCAGGTGATCCGCGACTCGGACCGCCCCGCCAAGGCTTACATCCTCTACGCCCGGCTGCTGCTGGCCCTGGGCAGCGTCGAACGCGCCGCCCGAGAGTACCGACGAGCCATCGCCAAGGATCCGGAAGCGGTGGACCCGGATCTCGCTTCGGAGCTGGGCTTGGCCACGGCGGTGATTCCTCCGGGGTCCCCGGAGCATCCAGCGGTGATGGCGGCACGGGCGGCGGGAGCCGGCAAGACGGCCGCCGCCAGGGCCACCGGTTCGACGGAAGGTCGCAGAGGCAGCCGGGCGATGCCACCGCGCTCCGCCGCCTCGGCCCTCAGCACCGCAAGCTCCGAAAGCTCGGGAAGCAAGCCTGGCCGTGGCACCCCAGGTCTCGGCGCCCCAGGCCTGGAGGACACCAATCCTTCTCCCATGGCGCCGCCGGCAGACGACAGCTTCGATTCCGCCGAAGCCCCGGACCCCAACATCTCCCCCACCGAGGCCTACACCCATCGCCTGCGGCGGCTCTTCGCCAGCCAGCCGCGCATCACCTTCGACGAGGTCAGCGGCCTCGACGGCGTCAAGCGCGAGCTCAATGCCATGCTGGTCCACCCCCTCAACCACCGAGACTACTACCGCGCCTACGACAAACGGCTGGGGGGTCGGGTGCTGCTCTACGGACCGCCAGGATGCGGCAAGACCTATCTGGCGCGGGCGGTGGCGGGAGAGGTGCTGGCGCCGTTCCTGGCGGTGCACATCCACGACCTGATGGATCAATGGCAGCAGCACGCCGGCGGTATGTTGCGGGAGATCTTCGAGCAGGCCCGGGACATGAGCCCGTCGGTGCTCTTTTTCGACGACGTGGAGACCGCCGGCACCCTGAGCCCGGTGAGCCGCCAGCTGAACCGCGAGCTCACCGGCGAGGACAACGAAGGGCTGATGATCCTGGCCGCCACCAACGCCCCCTGGGACGCCGATCCAGCGCTGCTCAACCCCGGGCGCTTCGACCGCGTCCTCTTCGTCCGCCCGCCGTCCCGGGCCGACCGTCTGGAAGCCCTGCGCCGGCTGTGCCAGGGCAAGCCTCAGGAGGAGCTCAAGCTTCCCGAGCTGGCGTCCTGGACCTCCGGCATGACCTTTGGCGATCTCTCCCGGCTGGTGGATTTGGCGCTGGACGCGGTGCTGCAGGCGAGTCTGGAGCGCGGCAACCCCCAGCCCCTCACCGCCCAGGCATTGATGGAAGCGGCCCGCCGCATCTCCGCCTCGGCGCCGCCCTGGCTCGAAGAAGCGCGGGAAATCCTGCGTTCCACCCGCGGCCCGGCGGATGTCTACGACGAGCTGGAAGAGTACTTGGCCAGCGAAGACAGCTGA